ACGGCAACTGATGACGGTTTCATCTTCGGCTGCATTTGTGCTTTATCAAGCACTGTCGTCGCAAGCAAATTGCTATCGGAAAGAGCCGAGGCAGATTCGGCACATGGCCGGCTGCTGGTGGCAATTTTGCTAATTCAGGATATTTCTCTTGTGCCTATAATTGCCCTATTACCTGCATTAAACCAAGCTACGATAAGTTCAGTGGCAACATCCTTTGCCTTTTTGCCGGCATTGCTCATGGCACTCTTCAAGGCAACTCTTCTTATGTCCATTGTTCTTCTTGGTGCAACAAAAGTAGTGCCATATCTTTTGAAATGGGTGACAAGAACAAATTCTCGTGAAGTGTTTTTATTAAGCCTCATTACTTTGTGCGTAGGCATTGCCCTTTCAAGCCAGCAACTAGGTCTATCACTAGCATTGGGCGCATTTTTAGCAGGCGCCATGATTAGTGAATCCCCCTATGGACATCAAGCACTGGCCGATCTTTTGCCCGTTAAAGATCTCTTCTCTACAGTATTTTTCGTATCTGTCGGCATGTTGTTAAATCCCTCCTTTTTAGTCGAGCATCCGATACAAGTATTTCTCTTCGTGTTGTTAATTCTCGTTGGTAAAGCAACAGTAGGTACACTGAGTGCCAGAACGGCAGTAGCTAGTTGGTGGAGTGCAATTCTTGTCGGTGTGGGCTTAGCGCAAATTGGGGAATTTTCTTTCGTGTTGGCAACGGTTGCTCATTCACTGCAATTCTTGCCCGAAAGCGTCTACGACTTGTTTTTAGCCGGTGCGGTCATCACGCTCATCGTTTCGCCGCTTCTAATGACCATCGTGCCAAAACTTCTCTGGCGATATGCGGCCACACATGTAACTGTCGACAAAAATCTGGAAGACACGATTACCACTAGCATAAAAGACCACGTAATTATTTGCGGGTACGGCAGAATAGGACGCAATGTAGGCATTGCTTTGCGCAGTCTCAATATTCCCATTGTGGTAATCGATATGAACAGTGAAACAATCGAGGAGTTGGAGCGAGAAGGTATCCCATGCATCTATGGCGATGTCTTCGGGCGTCAGGTACTTTTAAAAGCTGGAGTGAATAGAGCTGCTGCTCTTGTCCTGACTGTGCCGGATCCTATTGCCACCATGACCATCATTTCTTTCATCCGCCACCAGAACCAAGACATAAAAATAATTGCTCGCGCTCATAGATCGGACGACATTGAAATCTTTCGTGCTATAGGTGCGAATGCTGTTGTACAGCCGGAATTTGAATCAAGTATTGAAATTACAAAACTAGCACTAATGAGTTTAAGAGCCGATCATTCAGTTATAGAAATGGCCCTCAAAGAGATTGAAACCGAGCGCTACAAAATCTTCCAGCATGATTTGCCGGAACTGCCGGAGCTGATTCTCAGCAACGAAAGCGAATCATTTTCGGGCAATTGGTTTGCCATAAATGATCTGGATGCCGGTTTCGATCTTCGCAAACAAACTATAGGCTCCCTGGATATCCGCAACCGAACAGGCGCCACGGTGCTTGCTATTAAACGAGACAACCAAACAATTGCCCATCCACCACCTGATGAAGTAATTGGTCAAGGAGACGCATTGTATGTGGCGGGCAACTCCGAACAATTACAAGCCTTCGAGACATTGCTCAAGGCTTATCGTTTTTGTCCCAATTTAGAAACTTAGTTATTCTCTAATTGCTTTTCAATATCGGAAGCTATGTCCTTGGGCTCGACATTGGAAGCATAGCGCTTAACTACATTGCCGTGCCTGTCCACAAGAAACTTGGTGAAATTCCACTTGATTGCCTCGGTTCCCATAATACCGGGGGCGGAACTGGTCAAGTACTTGTACAACGGGTGAGCATTTTCTCCGTTAACGTCGATTTTTTCAAACATCTGAAAATCAACGCCATAATTCTTTTGACAAAAGGCACCAATTTGAGTACTGTCTCCCGGCTCTTGCTCACCAAACTGGTTGCAAGGGAAACCCAAAACCTTCAATCCCTTGTCTGCGTATTTTTTGTTCAATTCCTCAAGTCCTTTAAACTGAGGTGTAAATCCACACTGGGAAGCTGTGTTTACAATCAGAACTACATCACCTTTGTATTTAGATAGGTTTATTTCTTTGCCGTCTAAGCCTTTAGCTTGAAAATCATAAATAGTCATATGCTTCTGTCCCATGTGTGTCTTGTCGTATTTAGCTGTTTTTCCTATTGCCTTTGTCTCCGCGGCCTCGGCAGCCTGAACAAATAGAAATGCCGAAATGAGAACCATAATTGTGTTTTTCATGGCGTAAATTGTGTCATACGAAATACCGCTTTACTTCAAATCTTACTCACTTGTGTGCTTGAATTGTATTGTTCTCAGAGGAGTCTACAAATGCTGTCAGCCTATCTATTAAGCCGCGACGCAAGATGTTATGAGTGCGACAGAAAACTTCTTGCCGGCGAAGTTGCCAAACTAACTCACGAGAGCGAAGAACGCGAACTATTTTGCGCTAAATGCGCGCAGTTGGACAAGCTGGAAGTGCTGAATAAAGGCAATGCCAAACTGACACGCCTGGCAAGCAAGTATTCACAGGTAAAGTTTGCGCTTCTAAAGTGGTCTCCGCTTTGGAAGGCTTACGAACGGCAAGGACTTCTTCTTGAGCCTGAGGCAATTGCCAGAGCTAAGTCGGAGCTTACTTCTTAGAGGCTACCTGGCGAGCACGTGATTTAAATTGATGATGCTCAAGATACTCTTCATAGGTGCCTGGGAAATCCACAATTCCTTTATCAGTAAAGGAAAGTACTCGTGTAGCCACGTCAGAAATCAAGTCTCTGTCATGGGATACAAGAAGCACCGTCCCAGGATAATTTGACAGCCCTTCTGCTAAAGCTGAAACAGCTTCCAAGTCAAGGTGATTTGTCGGTTCATCGAATACCAAAATTGGATTTTTCACCATCATCATTTTGGCCATGAGCAAACGTGCAGCTTCACCACCGGATAGTGCCTCAGTCCTTTTCAATGACTCGTCACCGGAAAATAACATGCGCCCTAAAAGCCCACGCACAAATTGAATGTCGCCTTTTTCAGAAAACTGCATGAGCCAATCAAGAGCAGTCATTCCACCTTGAATGTCATCATGATAATCCTGCGGGTAATAACTCCAGGAGGCATTATCTCCCCACTTCATGGTGCCGGCATCTGCTTTGATTTCACCAAGCAAAAGACGCAGAAGAGTTGTTTTGCCCACACCGTTTGAACCGATGATGGCAATCCTGTCACCGCGCTTAATATCCAAGTTGAAATTCTTCAAAATAACTTTGTCATCGA
The Candidatus Obscuribacterales bacterium DNA segment above includes these coding regions:
- a CDS encoding cation:proton antiporter gives rise to the protein MTDLTLIRDLGCVWLAALLAGFFCIRFKQPVIAGYVLAGVAIGPYGASLINNTEQIETLAELGVALLLFVLGLEVSFKKVFSSAKRVLAAALSQLIVTIACAWLFAQATGLVTATDDGFIFGCICALSSTVVASKLLSERAEADSAHGRLLVAILLIQDISLVPIIALLPALNQATISSVATSFAFLPALLMALFKATLLMSIVLLGATKVVPYLLKWVTRTNSREVFLLSLITLCVGIALSSQQLGLSLALGAFLAGAMISESPYGHQALADLLPVKDLFSTVFFVSVGMLLNPSFLVEHPIQVFLFVLLILVGKATVGTLSARTAVASWWSAILVGVGLAQIGEFSFVLATVAHSLQFLPESVYDLFLAGAVITLIVSPLLMTIVPKLLWRYAATHVTVDKNLEDTITTSIKDHVIICGYGRIGRNVGIALRSLNIPIVVIDMNSETIEELEREGIPCIYGDVFGRQVLLKAGVNRAAALVLTVPDPIATMTIISFIRHQNQDIKIIARAHRSDDIEIFRAIGANAVVQPEFESSIEITKLALMSLRADHSVIEMALKEIETERYKIFQHDLPELPELILSNESESFSGNWFAINDLDAGFDLRKQTIGSLDIRNRTGATVLAIKRDNQTIAHPPPDEVIGQGDALYVAGNSEQLQAFETLLKAYRFCPNLET
- a CDS encoding glutathione peroxidase: MTIYDFQAKGLDGKEINLSKYKGDVVLIVNTASQCGFTPQFKGLEELNKKYADKGLKVLGFPCNQFGEQEPGDSTQIGAFCQKNYGVDFQMFEKIDVNGENAHPLYKYLTSSAPGIMGTEAIKWNFTKFLVDRHGNVVKRYASNVEPKDIASDIEKQLENN